The Laspinema palackyanum D2c genome segment GACGACCGAAATTTTGTTCATAATGTTCGCAGGCGACCTGGATTTGTGCCCAGACTGCTTGCGGATACATTTTCATCAAAGGCAGGTAGCCGTGAGTGGCCCCACAGGTGATGATTTCCAGATTGTTGGAGTCTTGGAATTGTTTAAAGGCAGAGACCAAATCGCGATCGTAGCGTTCCCAGATTTGGCGTGTGTCGTTAAACTCATTGGCATAATGTTCGGCTAGATAGCGAATGTGACCATTATGCTTGTTATGCTCGATTTCTAGTTCAGCAAGTTCTTCGAGTTTAGCGAGGTGTTCCTCGTAACGGTCTTGGAGGAGGGGGTCCCGGAGCATTGACACCAAAGGGGGCGTCATACTCATGGTAATTTTGAAATCGATTCCATCCCGCTTTAGACCTTCAAATACTCGGAGTAAGGGGATGTAGGTTTCTGTAATGGCTTCATAGAGCCATTCTTCTTCTAAAACATAATCACTTTCGGGATGGCGGACGAAAGGAAGATGGGCGTGGAGGACGAGAGCAACGTAACCAATAGCCATAGTGTATTGTTTCTAGTGTAAGAGATAAAACTGACGGCAGCTTCAGGCAAGTTTTCTGTATGTGTAAGATTTTAGAATGAAAGAGGAAGCTATCAACCAATTGATTGAGGCAGATGAGAGAAAATTGTGATCTAAGTCTGGGTCAGATCAACCCAGTTAGGTCCACCCAGGGGAAGATTGTTCCTCATCGGAGGCACCATTACCCCTTTGGCTCTCGTCTCTTACATCAAGAATGACGGAAGCGCTGGGGTTCCCTGGTAGAATTCAATCCCATTAAATTTCCCCGGAAGGGACAAGGAAGTTGGACATAATGATCGAAAAAATAGCGTTGGGACTGGTAGGTTTGGCTGTCGGTGTGGTGCCTACGATGGTGTTGCTGATAACTCCAGTCCGGGCTGAATTGGTGGTAGAGGAGCCTGTGAGCCCAGAGAGTGTGATTTTGGCACAGGCAGGGACATGGGCTGATGTCACCTTGAGATTGGAGGACCTGCCACGGGGCTTTACGGCAATGCCACCGGCGGAGTTAGCGAAGCTCAAAGAGGAACTGAGTCAAGATCAGATTGCTGTTGAGAATGTGTTTGCCTTTGTTGCTCAGGAAGAGTTTCAACTGATTATGGGGATAACCACGAGACTGGAAACAGCTCAACAACAGGCGCAATTTGACGAATTACTCCGGGATCCCGAAAAGTTGAAGGCGTTGTTAGCAGAAAACCTTCAAGACACGAACGTGCCTCCCCAGCCGTTAAATAATGTCAGCAATATTGGCGATGAGGCAGCGGGGGTGAGCTTGCCGGTGGATTTGGATAATTTGTTAGCGCGATTGGAAATCTTGGTGTTGCGGAAAAACCAGATGGGCGCATTTGTGTTCGTGTTATATCGCGAGGGTCAAAGACCTTTATATCCGATCGCTGAAGTAGGACGCAAACTTGATCAACGGGTTCGAGAAGTCCGAACTGGGAGTAATTAGTGGCGATCGCTTTGGGCAATTGTGAGTTTGAATACAGACAGGATGACTGGAAGTAAGCTAAGGCGATTTCCCATTAAATGACGGAGTGACCTCCTGGGGCGATCGCCGGGGAAATCAGGGATGAATCAGTTGGGTGTTCCAGTTGGTTGATAGGTCACGGTTTCAGATTGCCTAAAGCATCGAAACCGGAGGGTGAAGAACACCGGGTTTTGTCACCAAACTGCTAGGAATTAGCAACAAATTCCATCAGTGAAACCCGGTTTCTTGTCCAGGCTCTCGAAATCCTCGGCCGATCTCCTAGAATGAGTTACCCCTAACCCAAACTTTGGCCCAGACACAATCCACCCCAGGGCGATGGGCTGAAAATTGCCGTCATTCCCCCAGCAATGGTAGATTTTAAAACAACTTTAGCCATCACATCCCGAATGATGACCGTAATAGAGTGCAACCGGAATCTAATATTGAAAAAATTGTCGAACGGATCTTCCTCACACACCGCATCACGCGGGCCGATCAAAAAATCTTTATGATGACACTGTTATCTAAGGATTCCCTGACCCCGAAAGAGCAAATGTTGATCGACCGAGTATTTGAGGCCCTCCGTCAGGGATTGTTAAGGGTTGTCGATTAGACCCCGGGCAAAATCTTGAGTAGCCCACCGAGCCCTTTTCCAGTGGCTATCCGAACATCAAGGAACCCTGACAAGACCGGGGGCGGTTAGGGAATTATCCCAGGAGTCTCGGAGTTAAGTCAAGCTCAAGGGAGCGGATTGTGGAGTTCCCCCGGTGGCGATCGCCCGTTTGGGGTTTATTATATCCAGACCCCAGCACTGGCGGATATCCAACTCGGCTTGGAGAGTGTTGAGCACAAGGCGATCGCCAGGGTGACCCACCCCCGCCCCGATCTCCGGGCCTTTCCGCACCAGCCTAACCGAGGGCCTCAGTACAGCAGAGGGATGAAAAACCGGGTTTCTTGAGAAAATTCCTACTCAGCCGCCCCAAATTAGGGCCAGAAATCCGGTTACTTGCCCGTTTTATGCGATCGCTGAACTGATGTACTAGAGAAAGTCAAAGTTTGAGGTAAAATCCGATCTACCGACTAAGCTAAAGTTTCCCGTGGGTATTCTCGACAGTAAGATGATTTCAGAATCTACCTACCTCCTCCCATGCCCTTATTTAATGCACCGAAAGACCAAAAAGAACTCGCCAGAAAGGGCCAACCCGAGGCGATCGCTGCTGTAGTCAATCACGCGATTCAATCTCAAGGGATAACTGCAAAAGCCGTTCTCAAAGACGGTTCTTTGCTCCTGTTGCTGGAATCGGCAACAGTCCCGGATCCCACGGCCCTGGTTCCTTTCATTAAGAATGGTCTAACCGAGTTGGGGATTGAGTCAGTTCCTACCTTGAAGATTTACGGACGCAAAATCGGCGATCGCCTTCCGGCGTGGCAAGAAGAAATAGACATCGAACCCCCAGAAGAAGCATTCCCCGAAGATGAGGATATGTTCGCCACCGATGAGGATATGTTCGCCACCGATGAGGATATGCTCGCCGAAGATGAGGATATGCTCGCTGATGATGAGGACCTCCTCCCAGACGACGAAGAAAATCTAATGCCCAACGATGATTTAGAGGGGTCGGATGAATACGAGGAAGGGGAATACCTCGACGACGAGGACGAAAACGAGGAAGAAATCGCCTCGGTCAAACCCCAGGGCAAAAAATGGTATCAGAATAAAGTCCTGCTGATCGTTCCTCTGGTTGTTTTAATCGCCGCTCTAGGCGGAGGTGCTTTCTACTGGTTCCTGATGAGAGCTCAACAGACCCCAACTCCAGCCGCTGACTCTGCGGACCCGGCAGCAGAAGCTCCGGCCCCAGCCCCGGACCAGGCAGCCCCCGCACCGGCACCAGCCCCGGCCCCGGCCCCCGCACCGGCACCCGCGGCCAATTCCTTTGCGGAAGCGGTGAGACGAGCAAGCCAAGCGGCAGAGCAATCCCAAACAGCTCAAACCCAGGCGGAATGGAATCAGATCGCAGTTTTGTGGCAGGAAGCCAGCGATTTGATGGGCCAAGTCCCCGCAAACAGCCCCAATTACTCAGCGGCTCAACCCCGAGTGGGGCAGTATCAGCAAAATGCTGATTTGGCTCGACAACGGGCTGCCAATGCGTTTGAGTAAAGGGAAGTGGGTTTTAGATCAAGGAAGGAATTGGGGTGATTGAACAGAGCAAACACCCCATACAACCCGAGGCGTTGAGAGGTCGTTACACCCGATCCTTGATCCTGATGCTGATCGGTATTCGCGCTTTTTCCTAATCATCCCCCAGTGCCAGCTATGACACAGACTGAGCTTTTGGAACTTGCTAAACAGGGCCGCCCCACAGCGATCGCCGCCCTGATCAATCGGTCCCTAGAACCCAAAGGGATCACGGCGAAAGCTGCCCTCAAGGGTCGGTGCTTGCAGATTACCCTGGCAGCCCCCAAGGTTCCCAATCAAAAAGTTTTAGCTGGGTTTATTTATCAAGGGGTGATGAAATTGGCACCCGAGGCGATCGCCTCCCTGAAAGTTTTAGGTCTTCAGACCGGACAGACGGCCCCCGCCTGGTCCCAGGAGTTTAAGCTCTCTCCCCAGGCTGAATTTTCTGATGATCTCTCGGCGATGGTGCCTTTAGAGGCTCCGATTTCGCGGACGGGAAGCTCCCGCAAGTCCCCAACCGCCACCCCACCCCCCTCGGTCAATGGGGGAAAAACCCCGGGCAGAACCCGCGAATCCCGGAAGGGCGATCGCCTCCAAAAATTCCCCCAATCCGTCGATAATTCGGCCTCAGTTCCTGACGGTTCAGAACAACTGGCTGAAAGTGAAGGGCGATCGCCTCTCACCGCCCTTGACTATGAGGACTTACTTCGAGACATCGGTCGGTTTCCCCAAAAAGGAAAATTCAGCGTGGATTACTACTACGCCATTCCTAAAATTGCGGATGCCCTCGCCGAATTGATGCCCTCAAACCGTCAAATTCTTGACGTTGTTGGGGTGCGATTTCAAGGCCAATTAGCCTGTCTGGTCCTGACTGAGCGGGGTTTAGCTTGTTTTTCCTGTCCAGATTTTTCTCGACAAGCCCTTAAAACTTTTGGGGTGAATTTTAATAAAATTAGTCACCTCAGCGCCGGAAAACGGGGGCTGAGTATTTATCAACCGAAAGGTCTCAAAAACCATTTTTATTTCTATAATAAAAGACTAGGAAAAATTTTTATAGAGGGGAAACTTTCCGAGTTTATTTCCGTAGAAAAAACTCGATTTATTCCCGATGATCGCCATGAAATTACTCTAACGCTGTTTGGGTATTTTGCCTTGTTTTTATCTCTGGTGGTCAACCTTGCCGGATTGGGAGCGGGGGTCTGGTTTTTAATTCAAAGAATGATGGGAAATCCCTTTTAATCTCCTCCAGTTCCTTCTATTCATTCCTGAATTTCTGGTATTTTCACCCCCTCCAGTTAACAATTAACACAGGAGAGATTTTCTCCAACAAGTGAGCTTAAATCAAACATGAAATTTCGGCTAGGCGGTTTAGCTCAATGGTAAATTGGATCATCAAGCAGACACAACATCTCTTAACCGTCTTCGGTGAGATTTTTACCAAAGATTTGTTTAAGGTAGGAGGGAATGAGTTTTCCCTGAATCGTCTTGCTCAACTGCTATTACTCAGTGCGATCGCCTATTTTATCTCCCGCAGCTTGAACGAATGGATTAAGCGCCGGTTATTAGGGCGCTTAAAATTTCACATCGGGACCCGAGAAGCGATCGCCTCCGTCCTAGGGTATCTTCTGAGCGCCCTCTCCTTTCTCATCGTCCTCGAAAGCGCAGGAATTGACCTAAGTTCCCTCACCGTCGTTGCCGGGGTTTTAGGAATTGGGATCGGGTTTGGGTTGCAAAATCTCGCCAGTAACTTTATCAGCGGTATTACCTTATTATTTGAACAACCCATTAAAGTCGGCGACTATATCCAAGTCGATGATCTATTTGGAACCGTCGAAAAAATCTCCATTCGTTCTACCATTGTTCGGAGTCGCGATGGAGTATTTGTGATTGTTCCTAATATCCGATTTGTCGAAACTAATATTATTAACTGGAGTTATCAAGACCCGAAATGTCGCCTGCATATTCCCATTGGCATCGCCTACGGGACTGATCCAGCTTCAGTCACCGAAGCACTCCTCACCGCAGCGCGTAAAGAACCGCAAGTGTTATCTGACCCACCGCCTAAAGTCTGGTTTCAAGCTTTTGGAGACAGTGCCTTAGACTTTAAACTGTTAGTCTGGATTGATGAACCGGAAAATAGTGAACCGATTAAAAGTGCTTTGAATTTTCGGATTGAATGTGAATTGCGTCAGCGAGGCATTGAAATTCCGTTTCCTCAACGAGATTTACATATCCGCAATCTGGACTCCTTCAAGACTCTGTTTAAACATGAGATTCCCACAGTCCCCAGTCAGGAGACGCTTCCCCCTTCAGAAACCCCTCCCCCCAAGCTCGAACCAGCCATTCCCAAATCCCCGAATAACTGGACCTTGCGGGATTTGTTGCGCCGAATGCCCTATTTTGAGACCTGTAGTGATATGGAATTGCTGCATTTAATTGAGTATGGATATCGGCAATTGTTTCCAGGCGATCGCTTAATTTGTCGGGAAAATGACCCGGGGGATTCTTTTTATATTATTCTGTCGGGTTCCGTCGAAGTGTTTTCCCAACGCCTGCAAAAATATATTGCTAGTCTGCACGCGGGTGAGTTTTTTGGAGAAATTTCTTTACTGATGGGAATTCCCCGTTCGGCCAGTGTCAGAACCTTGGAAGATACGATTTTATTTGTAATTGATCGCAATGATTTACAACGGTTGTTAGTCACCCATCGGAATTTAGCCGATCGCATTGCCGAAAAATTATCCGAAAGACAACAATCCCTCAAAAGTTTAGGATTGCTGGTGGATGAAGAAATTGAAGGGGAAGAAAAACCCTTGATTTGGATTCGCAAGCGGTTAAATACTCTATTTGGAATTTAACCCGTCCAATAATTCCGAGCCAGTTTTATCAACATGACAGCAGACAAGGGGAATTTTCCAGGTAAAACCGTCCCGCTGTTTAAGTCAGCGTGGCTAGGTTGTTTCAGATCACCGGACTTGAATTCCCCAGTCCAAGCTATGAATTAGAGCTGTTCTTGACGTAGGCGATCGCCTTGAGCTTGGGCATCCTCGCTGTTACTGCGATAGAGTTCCGTGCGGTTTTGAGCGATTTTGTATCGGGGATGATCCGCCGGGACTGAAGCCATCAACACCGAAGCCTGTTCCCACTTGGCGGCAATTACCAACCATTCCGCAGAAGTTTCAGCAACTTTCCCCTCAGCAGAAGCTTGTTCAGCTAATCGCACCGCTTGTGCAAAGGGATCGCGATCAGTAACTGCCTCAGAGGGCTCTTCAGAATTGCCAGAAGTCAGAGAAAATTGACCTGACTGGAATCCAGCCTGTATTTGGGGCCAGTTATAAATCAGTAAACCCAGAGTCACCAGTACCAGACTCACCCCGAGACCATTGAGGATCCCCCGGCGAAATTGGCGTTCTTCTCGGACTTGACGGGAATAGGGGGATTTAGGGAAAGCGGGGTCAGTGCGGGGTTTTGGACGGCTGAAATCTTGGCCCATTTGTTTGAAGATATTGGGTTTTTTCAGAGTAATTAGTTGGGACCAGAGGAGTTGATTTTCGGGGTCCCGATTAATTTCCTCCAACCACAACAACTGCTGTTCTCGCACCAGGCGGCTGTTGATATGGACTCGCCGAATATTGCGCGGTGCCAAAGACTCTAAAATCTGTCGAATGCGATCGACCAAAGTAGATTGGTCCAGGAGTTCGGGACTCCCCGCCTCGCATAGCAGTTGCAACACGCCATCAGCAAACACGGCGCGGGTTCTGACGCCGGAAGGAGCCAGTTTTTCATTCAGGACTTGAATAATCGCCGATACGCTGCCCTGGCGAGCTTGATTGGCGATATCATCCATCGGATGTACCATGCTTGGGTTTAGCAATTGATTGTTTGTCAACTCTATAAAAGCGGTAATAGTTTGCATTTAGAGATATAGCCTATCAGTTTTTTCAGCAGGTCAACCTTCATGGACCGGGGAAAACAAAAAGCCGCCAATTTAGGCTCCTATTTAGGGCCCAGGGAATCTGTTGCCACAGCAGGCTGACCCGCTCAACGGGACTGACGGGCTTCCGTCGGGATGTTATCGGATCCTAGGACTTACGCTTTACCCCTAAATAATGTAGAGGGGAGCAAGCGAATCGCCTCTACATTATTTAGGACTCGCTCATAAAATATGCGTAAGTTCAGCTTTCATCTCCAGCCCCTATTATCTACAGCATAAGTTCTGTAAGTCCTGAGCCAGTTTGAGATTGGCATTAATGGCTTTTGGAGTCAATTGAGCCCTTTGCTGAAAGGGATTGCTCTAAAATTGATGGAGACAGGACAGATGGGGCGCTTGAAACAGGCGATCGCTTTTGTCCTGCCGCCACTATATTATCCCCTGGGGGAATTAAAAAAAAACGATGCCTACCTATACTGGAATTTCTAGCGAAGCCTTTCGCCATCCCTTGGATCGGGAAGCCGAGCAAACCTTACGTCGGGTCCCTGGGTTTGATTTGGTGGCCCGGAAGTTTGTAGAATTTCTCGTGGAGCGTCCCCAGTATGTCTATATGATGGGCAATAGCATCCAAGTGGGTCCTCGGCAATATTCAACCTTGTATGGAATCTTTCGAGAATGTATTCGGGATTTAGATATTTATCCCGAGCCCACTTTGTTTGTCTCTCAGGCCCCCGTGGTCAATGCCTACGCCCTGGGACAAGATCTGCCTTACATTGTCTTAAATACGGGATTAATTGACTT includes the following:
- a CDS encoding mechanosensitive ion channel domain-containing protein, producing MVNWIIKQTQHLLTVFGEIFTKDLFKVGGNEFSLNRLAQLLLLSAIAYFISRSLNEWIKRRLLGRLKFHIGTREAIASVLGYLLSALSFLIVLESAGIDLSSLTVVAGVLGIGIGFGLQNLASNFISGITLLFEQPIKVGDYIQVDDLFGTVEKISIRSTIVRSRDGVFVIVPNIRFVETNIINWSYQDPKCRLHIPIGIAYGTDPASVTEALLTAARKEPQVLSDPPPKVWFQAFGDSALDFKLLVWIDEPENSEPIKSALNFRIECELRQRGIEIPFPQRDLHIRNLDSFKTLFKHEIPTVPSQETLPPSETPPPKLEPAIPKSPNNWTLRDLLRRMPYFETCSDMELLHLIEYGYRQLFPGDRLICRENDPGDSFYIILSGSVEVFSQRLQKYIASLHAGEFFGEISLLMGIPRSASVRTLEDTILFVIDRNDLQRLLVTHRNLADRIAEKLSERQQSLKSLGLLVDEEIEGEEKPLIWIRKRLNTLFGI